The segment ataacatttccaataatttcccatgataaattacataatatttgcaccttccttacatGTGAcgctcacaccgtatttcaagtacactagtgaaatgtaatacaacgttgccacctagcattcagatgtaggctatttaacattaacgtgacattgcttgcttattctttcgtcaactccatgcttttaggaaaacaatctttttatcatagttccctctttattaccagctcgtttttgtaacagagatagctgtttattgtccctaggtttacagaaacacctattcatattaataccagggctttgaaccggttcaaggaacgaaaacgaaaaccgggaactttttgtattttacagggaacaggaacgaaaccggaaacgttattattttttatgttctggaacaggaccacttatttaaaaataatggtaaccggttaataccgtTTTGTTGTCGTTCCTCAAAGTTTTCGTTGCCtaattaactaaaaaaaaaaagttattattATAAGTTATTATGTTAAAAATTATTTTCCTGCGCACGTTACCATGATGGctgaggttcacttcctgtgtgacatcacatcagacattcgctgactgaatggagagagagcggtggattacaaagtctccactccacatcttaaataagaggtaaattacgatccatcgttaattaaaacgctcattccaaacacaataacaatagctatatttgtcgactccacgttaatgatggactagcgaacatttggctaaatggcgccaacacctctgtttgcctaatgcacagatggcttgttacggtatgagtaggcctactggatggcCTTTCCCCCCCGACAGTTGGAATTTGTTGTTGCCCGAGTGGCATAACCACGTGTCTTAATAATGTCGTTACGTTTGTGTGGAAATTTTCtcttttaacaataaactacacatttgaaataattgtaggcctattttattattattattattattattattattattattaataatataattattattatttaataatggttgtaatattattacatttggtttaagctggatgagaaagatgtgacataattctatagcattaaacagctgacaggaacGAAATGAACCGTTCcgggaacagtatttttttgttctaaccggttcgggaacgtcaatttattggtggaactcataaccggaaacgttataattccgtttctgttcggaacgaaccgattggaaaaaaaaatcggttcaaagccctgattaatacgtagcctatggagtgctgccaaccactgttcattacggccctacggtctttacaacaaaacaacacagtaaaacctaaatgcccgtaaacatatgcatttgcatacttgtaacatttttaataatactctcccatcatgatatttaacaataatgaaaaattaatttgaataccgtcaatgtgaaaataactgtactacgtcagcaataaatagctaatgttctccttactatatcagttcgtaagtccatactatcccatggcagagcaaggatttcatgattgggcaaggttgcccggagacattgtggctgcccagagacattgtgcatacttggaaggcattgtgatagatgtaccagtacaactgcaaatgtggaaggtaatagttaccaaatacgggtgggtggtttgccaaatgctgaaaacttttggaatgttttcttttttttttagcttatgcaccctcacattggagtcccgagttcaaatacaaaatttggtatcgatatgtgacggtgttcctgagatatggacgacttcctgtttctgaGCTTCGCcaccgatttcgtttggctgtgacgggcaaacgctttcgaaaatcaaaaatccttctggtaacttttgtgaggcttggtccaaggataatgtacgtcaagtttcgtggcgttcggaccaaatttgtgacctgtgaaaatttagtttcgctttctgttcaatccaatatggcggacgaacaacacgcccacctgacgtcatcttcgcgaccaacttacaccggtactgaccggacgttttaaagttggaacggtgtccctgtctcaaagggcctaggcgctagagctgacaaaaaattagggagacgggaaaaataaaacttaagaagaacaataagtgtgctgctttgcaagcacacttaattaagcACTATTAACactacttttttaaagtaacttcCCCATCACTGTTGACtctacaaatatgtcttctgaaggcctaaacagagcccagccaaaaactccaataacattttgatcaactttgagggacagctatgaccatgcatcacatcaaatgtgatgattttgctacatactattcctatttatgtaccagcatacaaaatttgagcctcctacattgTTTAGTTATTGCactatgggcttgtgaacttttacaaaaaaagaggctgaacaaaatcgacacccccctccccccataaaactggctgtatcttggaaagtatagagcttacataaaagtaattttacagtgtgtctcctgggtaacataggtacacctggtaattttttcagatttgTTTGAGACCTgcatgggccctggttgaattgacgtggaaggACCCATCTACTAAAACACACCAAAACAGTTAATGTAAGTAATGGCACAAGATGATAATTTACAGAGGAAAATACATAAATGCTGGAATTATATatattatgcatgtgtgtttttttaatcatatttaTCAATTTGTTTTTGTCCTACAGGAGGCGTGAAACAGAAGACAATTATTAGAGAAGAAGCTTGAAGACCAATTTCATTATATTACTGTTGGGATTTCAGGCTTTTTCATTAATTTGATATTGACAATTTCAGGCCATAGGCAAGATTTGCACATGCTATATACAAGGCTTTAGATGAAAAATACCCCCTGATAACATCAGCAGTTAGAAGATTAACATAACCATGCCACCCATCAGACAGATCAAAAGATAGAAACTcagttttgaatttgagagGTACTTGCAGGTCAGAATGGAGTCATTAAGTTTAGTTCAGGTGAAAGAAAATCTAATCGAGCTTGAGAATTTGGTCAAGGAGGGCAAAGATCAAAATGATGCTAAAGTCAAAGACATGGAGGACAAGATTCGCATTGCTTTGGATGTCCCAAGGGAAAGCTGGATAAACACTGGACAAACTCTGAAGGATGTCATAGAAAAAGTACATAAACTACTGGACGTTGTGCAGGATTCAACGGTCTCATCTGAGATTATTTCAGATAAGGATGTTCTGGAGAATGCATCTGGGGGTCTGGCTTTGGAAGGGGTTTACAAAACCAGAAATTCTGAAGACTTGCTAAAGAGAAGAGAACAACTTATTGAGATTCCAGATTCATTTTCACTTTCTGGTCCTGTGCAAAGTACCAGGTACGAGCAGAAAGAATTTTCATCCCACAAATCTGAAGCTGTTTATCACAAAGTAATGGAGAAACTGGGCCACAGCTTTAGCAGCTCATTGAACATTGGATTCAAAGGCTTTGGTTTTGGCTCTGGAGTTGAGAAAAATAAATCTAATGAGATGGAGCAAACCAGTTCAAATTTGCAAGAAGAGTCCTACATCCTCCACACAAAGTACAACTACGTTCCACTTGCGTGTGGCATTCTTCAGAAAGATGAACTCAAACTTTCCAGTGGAGCTGTTAATGCCCTCAGAGAaattgaaaatgtaattttgcttTCTAATGACCGCAAAACACAAACCAACACAATCAGAAGTTTTTATGAGAGATTTGGGTCCCATGTGAACCAAGGCCCTGTACACTTGGGTGGAGTTTTCTGGTGGAGAGCATCTTCATCAGGCTTCAGAAGTAATGATGTGTCAGAGATAAAACAGCTGATCTCTGAATCACTGAATGTTTACTCTAGTGCTGGATTTGGATTTGGTGCACTGTCTATCTCAGCCAAAGTAGCAACATCCTCCACACAGCTGAGGGGATCTCTTACTGGGAAACACAGAGAAGACCTGATGAGTAATGTACAGCTGTCAGTCAGTAAAATGGGTGGTCCTGCTGAGATTGACAACCACTTGCAGTGGAAAGTCCTTCTTACTGCTAATAACAGAACTTGGAGTATTATAGACAGAGGAACAACCCTGACTCCTATCTGGGAGATACTAATGTCTTCTCACAGAGACGATTTCAATGATGTGTCCAATTTAGGCAGAATATTGATGGAAGCATATACAGACATCACTGGAGAAAATGTGGAAGAGGTGTGGGGGGAAAACATTCTTTCTGAAATGGAAAAGGCAGAAACTCTGATGCAGTCAGTAAAGACCTGGAGTGCCACTGACTGTGATTCTCACTTGGCACAGTTGTTGGACTTCAAAACCTGGCTCTTTGAAAAAACAAGATCTCACAAAATCTGGCTGAAATGTCTCTCTAATGAAATACTTCAAAATTATCTGTTTGAAGTGGCTACAGTAAACAGCAAATCCACTGCTGTAAATTTGAGATGTCTGATACGCTCTCTTTTGGAAGATCATTTTAATGAAGTGGAAAACTTCCAAAACAGAAGAGAACTTATGAATTGGGCATACCTAACAGAGGAAGACTTGAGTAAACAAGGTCATGTGTCTCATTTCTCAGAACTAGACAGAGTCTTTCAATGTGCCAAACAAAAACTGGGAGACAGCAGACTCATGCTTAGTTCTGCTGAACAAGAACACAATGCAAAGATGAAAACTACAATGGctgtaactctctctctgaatTCATTTTGTAAGACTTtgcaagaaaaagaagagaaggaagTTGAACTGTTGGTCCTGTCCATAATAACAGTTATAGGATACAGTAGTGAACACAAAACATTTGATCATATTCTGGATATAAATGAAATCACATTCCTGCAGTCTGAACTGCAGAGTGCATTTAGCAGGTACACCTCTCTAAAAGAACAGTGTTCCATTAGGGCTCAAGCGTACCTGTTGCTGACAGCTCTGACTGTGTCCACTGACAAAGAAATCCAGATTTCACCAAAGGCAAAAGAAGAGAGACTACAGGTAATACAGACACAACTAAAGAACAAACTTTCACTTCCCCCTAAAGTTATGGAGAAAAGGCACCATGATTGGGAATCACTGGAAGGTGCATTAAATTCCATCATAACAGGCACCAAGATGAGTGATGGAAGTACAGTTGAGGAGGTATTACGTCAGCTGGAAAATATATCAGTGAAAGACGTGACACCTTTATCGGAGCTTCAGAAAACAGATGAAAAGAATACAGCACTATATAACAAAGGTGAAAAAACAAGAAGCTTTATGAATTTGCTTAAAAAGGTTGGGCCTAGAAGACTTTTACCCTAAAAAGATGACAAAATCCAGGGTTCTTGTTATGGATGAGTTATCTTTGAGTGTAAAAGAGCCGCAAACAGAGAAAGACTTGAGTTTCCTTTATCTCTATAAACTCATGACATTGGACTACAGAGCCAGGTATCTATTTGTAAAATCAGAAGAAATTAGCATGGATTTCGAGGAGGATGTTGGAAATGTTGAGGATGATGGTGATGACTTCTTTGATTGTGATGATAAATCAGATATGGTGATGAGCAGCAAACAGGCCCAGATACACCCGATGGATTTGCACATGGCCATTTTCCACTGTTCCAGTGACTTCTTGCGACAGTACATTTTCACAAAACTCTCCACTTGTCAGTTTAGCCTACCCTTCTTGGTACCCAACCCCTGTACAGATGAAGTGGAATTCCCTCTCTGGGCACTCCGACATATCAGGAAAACTTGGCACAGCAAAACTGCGTCTGACACCAGTGGGAAGTATCATAACAGACAAATGTTCAACACACCTGTGCCAATTATTTCCTTTATTAGACTAGGAGTTTCTGATTTGAACTCCAAGTCTCAGATGTTGGATGGTCTCATTAGCAAACAGAAGCACAGTGTGTTCTTCCACCGTCATTGCAAAGGCAGCACTCCAGATAGCCTGCTCATGAATGGAGTTGTAGAGATTGCATGGTACTGTCCTGGAGGGAAGAAGGATGACACATTTCATGATTGTGTGGCCTTTCTCAATCTTCATGGTAATGCAGAGGAACATCCAAAACAACTTGAGTTTCTTCAAGCAGTGAGTACTGTCAATGTCCTTCTCCTTTCAGAGCATTCTATGAGTGAAACTGCCAAAAAGATTTCCCAGGATTTGTCCAAGTCTCCCGTCCCCTTGATTTGCTTGTTCTCAGGTAAGGACAAAATTCACCAGTCAAAAAATCCTTCAAAGGTGAGGCTAGCTGCAAAGAACAGGAATCAGGCTGAATTCACAGAGGAACTGATTTCAAGTATCAAACAGTGCATCAATGAACGTAAGCAGACTGCAAGCATTGAAAGGTGTTGTGAAGAGGCAAGGAGACTACAGTTCAAAGTGGATGAGGATAAACAGTCATGTCAAGATGGGCATGCCATAGCCAAGACATTAATGTGCCTTCTAAAGGGTAGTATGAGGAATAATTTATCCACCCTCAAGGCGACCATTTTACCATTGCAAGGCAAACTGTGGCATGAATGGTGCACAAAAAACAAAGAACAATATCGACTTCAAATTAAAAATGAAAGTATTGCAATGAAGATGAGTGGAATCCAATCTGAAATGAGAAATATCCGGCAAGGACAATTAAATATGGCCACTCTCAATGACTTCATGAGGTCATTCCTGGAATGCTTAACAACACCTGCTCAGTTTGaagacacacacctgtacacattGCAGTGGCTCAGAATCCTCTTGGATGACCTTACCACTGATGAGCTGACATCACTTGAACAGGACTATCACtcaacatggagaaaaatgaaaaatgtaccAAAAGGTAAAGATAAAGCATTATATGTAAACCCACTGCAAAATAAACTGGACAGCATAATTGACAAAATGGCTGCTACTACAGTTGGAATTCAGCATATCATGAGAGAAGTCAGTCAACTCTATGAGACCATTCAGCTGTCCACAAAATCCCATAAAAACAATGCGAAACATGCCACACTTCCAAAACTAGGAGTGAAAATGCTGATTTCTGGGTATCCTCTTGAACTAATGGATGGAGATGCTGCCCATGTGCCGATTACATGGATTAATGCTGTCCTGGATGAGCTCATCAAtacccttaaagacaaaaaggtgtATGTTTTGTCAATTCTGGGACTTCAAAGCTCAGGAAAATCCACACTGCTGAACACCATGTTTGGTCTTCAATTTGCAGTGAGTGCTGGAAGATGCACCCGTGGTGCCTTCATGCAACTTGTAAAAGTGGACTCAAGCATCAGAGATGAACTGGGATATGACTATGTCCTCATTGTGGACACAGAGGGACTCAGATCTCCAGAGCTCAGTACAAACATAACACTGAACCATGACAATGAGCTTGCCACCTTCATCATTGGAATTGGTGACATGACAGTTATCAATATCATGGGGGAGAACCCTTCTGAGATGCATGACATTCTTGAGATTTGTGTACAGGCCTTCTTGAGAATGAAGCAGGTTAAAATCACACCTAGTTGTATTTTTGTGCACCAGAATGTTGCCGAATCTTCAGCCGGAGATAAAAATATTGAGGGTAGGAGACGACTCCTGGAGAAACTGGATGAAATGGCCGAAATAGCAGCAAAACAGGAGAATGCTGCTGATATCACTTGCTTCAGTGATGTAATACAGTTTGACATTGAAACGCAAGTGTTCTACTTCAAAAATCTTCTAGAGGGAGACCCTCCAATGGCTCCACCAAATTCTTCCTATAGCCAGAATGTTCAGGAACTCAAGAGCAAGATTCTCGGAGTTGCATCATGGCAAGAGAAAAGTTCATTTCCCTCACTTTCACAACTCAAAAACAGAGTGTCTGACCTTTGGACAGCACTCCTGCAGGAGAACTTTGTGTTCAGCTTCAAAAACACAGTTGAAATGATGGTGTACACTTCTTTGGAACATAAATATTCAGAGTGGACATGGACACTGAGGAAACATTCACTGAACCTTCAGACTAAACTGGAGAATCAAATTGGCAGCAACTTGATTCAGGATGTGACCTTTCCGGATCTGGCAAAAGAGTTTGACAAAGTCTACAACCCACTGAAGACTGAGATAGAGAGGTATTTCAGAGAAGACAAAAACAAGGAGACCCTTGTGAAGTGGAAGACAAATATTGACATTCGCATTGTAAACTTAAAGAGTGAGCTCATCGAGGGGACTGTGAAGAAATGTAAAGAATTACTGACCTCAAAGCAAAACAGGTCAGAACTGGACAAAAAAAGGGCCAAATACACAGATGAGTTGACTAAGCAGAGCAAACTGCTGGCGTCTACACTTAAAGCAAGACACCTGACAGATGAGCAAATGACCGAGGAATTTCAAAAACTCTgggttagctggacaaatgacgTGTTGAAATCACAGCCACCTGAGGAAGCACTAAATGTGAAACCTATAGTAGAAAAGGTCCTCCATAGGCACTTCCAGAATCAACCAAAAATCTTAGAAAAACTAAATGGAATGAAGGAATTTCATTTTAATGCAGACAAACACATTAATCAAAACATCATCAAAAGGCATTTGCAgtggttttgtggcattttcgACCAGGTAAATGTTCTCAGTAGAAATACTTCTCATACAGTGAATAAATACATCACTAGCAAGGAAAATGATAAGAAGGACTTTGACGAAAATTTCATCTATGAAATTTTATCAGACATTGATAAAAACGATTGCTAAATTTGAGGACACGCCGGAGCATCCAAAATTAACCAACGAATTTAAGGTGGACTTGTCAATTGATCTTTGCCTGAAAAATGTTCCAAAACTTCAAGAGATGCATTACAAATTCAAGACTGCGAACCAACCTCTAACATATCTACAAAGTCAGCGTGATGCATATTTCCAGTCTTTCAAAAACTACTGCAAAGGAGCCAGCTCTGTGACAATATTtgttgattttctctgtaaGCACATCACACCAGAGGTTCTGAATGCCGCAACTAACAAAACCAGTCAGCTGATAGCAGATACTATGACATCTGATAATCCAGCTCTCAATGGCAACCGATCAAACCTTGAAAATCATATCCTGAAACATCTGGCAGCTCAGGAGAGCTTTGCAATGTATGAGGAGTATATTGATTCTCCAAAGAAATTCTTTGAAAGATTCATCCGAGAAAACGTCAAAGAATTTTGTGATACTGGAAAGCTGGACACATTCTATCAGGACAATCTGAAAAGCATGAAAAATCTGATATTATCAGCAAGCACAGTCGTAACTACAGAAGTGGTTGAAAAGAAAGGCAATACCATTCTGTGGCTTGACCTGTTTTGTAGAAAGGTGGGAGAGATAATAGTTATAAAAAGAGATGAATTGCGCAGCATTGAAAATGAAGAGATCACAGACTGGTCGTTCCTTAAAGACACAATTGCCAGATCCGTAGAAGAAACTATTAAGAATAAAAAGATGGATGTGACGGCTTTGAGAGAGAAACCCACCACAATTCTGTGTGAGCAGCTCCAGGGATGTTGGGCACAGTGCCCTTTCTGCAAAGCCATCTGCACGAACACCATCCCCAATCACGATGGAGACCACAGTGTTAAATTTCATCGCTCTCAGGCTCTGGCTGGTTGGTATAAAGTTGGAACAGACAATTTTGTCATAGATTTCTGTACCACAAAAGTAATCAGTGACCTAACATTCATCAAGGACAATGATGAAGAAATCCCCTATAAAACATACAGAAAAGCTGGACCCCCCTACAATAAATGGAGCATTACTGGAGATGGCATTACTCAATGCTACTGGAGATGGTTTATTTGCAAGTTTCAGttagaaatggagaaaaaacatGAGTGTAGATTTACTGGCCATGGACAAATCCCTGATGAATGGAAAAAGCATACAAAAGAATCTGCATTGGCAGAGTTACAGTAGCTTGGCATACTAGTTTAACTGAGTAGGCTATTGAGAACTTCTGCAACCTGAATTTACTCCACCACTATGAAGTAGACAGATGTCTCAAATAAATTAGTACAAATGCTGAGGAAATGACACAATATTAATAGTATGGGGTGAAGGATATACAATATGACTTTTGTGTAATCTGCTTACTATATCATAAAGAGGTAAAATAGTAACAAAATTCTGATTAAGACCCAGTCTAACGCTGTAAAAGATATATACTACCTTCATCAAATTTTCAAATGTACTCAGTTTCACTGTTGATTACTGAATTAGTCAATCAAGTCTTGGATGCTAAAGATGTTTTCCTATACTAGAGCCTCTTTTCAATAAATGTTTACTTATATTTACTAAATTTTActaatttaatatatttttaaaaactgcCGTTTATTTTACACAGTTTGCCTACCTAATATCGACTACTAACATGTTGGGTAAAAGGGGGCTGGAAAAATCGTcaccagagaaaaagaaacCGAAGGAAACTTTAAGTGTCTCACCAGACCTGGATGATGCTATCCTGAAGGCTATACGTGTAGCATTagcagaacaacaacaacactttgATCCTGCTATTTTATCTGCAGTCAAAGCAGCAATGGACAGTGCGGTAATACCACAGCTATCTGATTTAAAAGTTCAAGTTAAGCAGACGAATGATGCTGTGCAGAACGTGGTGGCTGATGTTGAGCACCTGGGCAAAGTGGTGAAAAAAAGCCAGAATAAAGTTGACTCGCTTCAAGCTACTGTGCGCGCTAACAACCGAGATGTGCAAGAACACAGTGAGCTAATCGCTGCCCTCAATGATAAAATCACTGAAATGGATGACAGGAGCCGGAGGAACAATTTAAGACTGGTGGGTTTAGCCGAGTCCGCTGAAAGCTCAGATCCAATTGGGTTTCTGAAAACACCTGCCACTATGGATTCCCTCTCTAGCTGGACGCGAGATTAAAATTGAGCGCGCACACAGAATGTATGCGAATGAGAGGGCAGACAACCGTCCACGCACGCTCATCTTTAAATTGCTGGACTATGCTGACCGCCAGGCTATCTTGAATGGGGCTCGGGAGGTCTTCCCTATTTCCCATGATAAGCAAACCATGTCCTTTTTCCCGGATTACAGCGCAGCAACGGGCAAGAAGCGAATGGCGTTTAGtgatataaaaaagaaaatgaccaATGAAGATCATCTTCTTTTCTTTACTTTTAGAAGTCTTTAACTTGGGGGATACAGTGTGCACATCTTTAAAATTACTGAAAATGAGGGGCTCAATGTGTGCATCGCCACAGATATCTTTACTTAATTTTTACTCATTTTATGGGTGACATCAATATAATTAGTACAGCGGCTAAGGCCAGATTTTTACctgaatcgttcagtttttgcagaaagcacgaaacttggtacaggtatagtactacccctagtgatcaaaaattgaaatggcCAAAATTGAAATATGCCCTTTTTTTCTACATTTATAATGCTATGCTGCTTTTAACACATAATATGACATGTCTACAGCCatctttcagcattatgaaatacattatgtgacaatcatgcataattaaaatggcagacatgttagATTTTAAGGAAGTAGCCATACATTCTGACACTGAGTCAAAAACTGGGGTGCGTTTGGGCTATGTGTGAAGTTTTGACTGTGTGACTAAACCCTGCACTTGCCTGGGCTC is part of the Alosa alosa isolate M-15738 ecotype Scorff River chromosome 16, AALO_Geno_1.1, whole genome shotgun sequence genome and harbors:
- the LOC125309882 gene encoding interferon-induced very large GTPase 1-like, which produces MTKSRVLVMDELSLSVKEPQTEKDLSFLYLYKLMTLDYRARYLFVKSEEISMDFEEDVGNVEDDGDDFFDCDDKSDMVMSSKQAQIHPMDLHMAIFHCSSDFLRQYIFTKLSTCQFSLPFLVPNPCTDEVEFPLWALRHIRKTWHSKTASDTSGKYHNRQMFNTPVPIISFIRLGVSDLNSKSQMLDGLISKQKHSVFFHRHCKGSTPDSLLMNGVVEIAWYCPGGKKDDTFHDCVAFLNLHGNAEEHPKQLEFLQAVSTVNVLLLSEHSMSETAKKISQDLSKSPVPLICLFSVSAGRCTRGAFMQLVKVDSSIRDELGYDYVLIVDTEGLRSPELSTNITLNHDNELATFIIGIGDMTVINIMGENPSEMHDILEICVQAFLRMKQVKITPSCIFVHQNVAESSAGDKNIEGRRRLLEKLDEMAEIAAKQENAADITCFSDVIQFDIETQVFYFKNLLEGDPPMAPPNSSYSQNVQELKSKILGVASWQEKSSFPSLSQLKNRVSDLWTALLQENFVFSFKNTVEMMVYTSLEHKYSEWTWTLRKHSLNLQTKLENQIGSNLIQDVTFPDLAKEFDKVYNPLKTEIERYFREDKNKETLVKWKTNIDIRIVNLKSELIEGTVKKCKELLTSKQNRRRTYDKGTSTVSRIGVLRW